A portion of the Sphaerochaeta pleomorpha str. Grapes genome contains these proteins:
- a CDS encoding ABC transporter permease produces MNLWKIAYRNVSRQKRRSNLLALAIAFGVMMIILVNSLTQGLIKTTEKNFESALGGHIYLTGEVLLDSGKVANQIANPEVLDAVIPQFSDSIAESQKRSTITGNFIFRSKSTTGILYGVHWDQEQSLVDSLEILEGSLDRIREKGTIVLPQETAKDLGVELNEEILISLTTVTGQANVGEFTIVAITKDTLGLGFSTAYADIGYINELVGLAPDEYQSYNLVLKDINQINSISKEIEDAIVLQGSTLKPKPDESESLMSQGGMAGAMFGSDENEEVWSGTRFNVGNLNDFMDMVAQIVAILNGIALGVFFIMLLITMVGLMNTFRMIMIERTREIGTMRAIGMQKKDISKLFLLEGLILALRGVVFGIAAELVVATIIKMIRFADGSPFALILDQGHVAVPVVFSNMVMITFIIVVITLLAVWSPARKAARLQPADALRA; encoded by the coding sequence ATGAATCTATGGAAAATAGCGTATAGAAACGTTTCGAGGCAGAAGAGAAGGAGCAATCTCCTCGCTCTTGCCATTGCCTTCGGCGTGATGATGATTATTTTGGTCAACAGTCTTACCCAAGGGCTTATCAAGACGACTGAAAAGAATTTTGAGTCGGCTCTCGGAGGGCATATCTACCTTACCGGCGAAGTATTGCTCGATAGCGGTAAAGTTGCAAACCAGATTGCGAACCCTGAGGTACTTGATGCAGTAATTCCACAGTTCAGCGATTCTATCGCTGAGTCGCAGAAGCGCTCTACCATCACCGGCAACTTTATATTCCGTTCCAAATCGACTACAGGGATTCTCTATGGCGTGCATTGGGACCAGGAACAATCGTTGGTCGATTCTCTGGAAATACTCGAGGGGTCACTTGACCGCATAAGGGAAAAGGGAACGATTGTGCTGCCCCAGGAAACAGCGAAGGATCTAGGGGTTGAACTTAACGAAGAGATTCTTATCAGCCTGACAACTGTCACCGGCCAAGCAAATGTTGGCGAGTTTACCATCGTTGCAATAACCAAAGACACCCTTGGGCTTGGGTTTTCCACTGCCTATGCCGATATCGGATATATAAACGAGCTGGTTGGTCTGGCCCCCGATGAATACCAATCGTATAACCTTGTGCTCAAGGATATCAACCAGATCAATTCCATCTCGAAAGAAATCGAGGATGCGATAGTCCTCCAGGGCTCCACGCTGAAGCCAAAACCTGATGAGAGCGAATCGCTCATGTCGCAGGGGGGTATGGCCGGGGCAATGTTCGGTTCCGATGAAAACGAAGAGGTTTGGAGCGGAACACGGTTCAATGTAGGAAATTTGAATGACTTCATGGATATGGTCGCTCAGATTGTGGCGATACTCAATGGAATAGCTTTGGGGGTGTTTTTCATAATGCTTTTGATCACGATGGTCGGGCTGATGAATACCTTCAGGATGATTATGATTGAAAGGACGAGGGAAATTGGGACGATGCGTGCCATTGGCATGCAGAAAAAGGATATCTCCAAGTTGTTCCTTCTGGAAGGCCTGATTCTTGCCCTGAGGGGAGTGGTTTTCGGTATCGCAGCTGAACTGGTGGTAGCGACAATCATAAAGATGATCAGGTTTGCTGATGGTTCGCCTTTTGCCCTAATCCTGGACCAAGGCCATGTCGCGGTTCCTGTGGTGTTTTCGAATATGGTGATGATTACCTTCATTATTGTGGTGATCACGTTGCTTGCCGTATGGTCACCGGCTAGAAAGGCTGCCCGATTACAACCTGCCGATGCCCTTCGCGCATAG
- a CDS encoding DUF2200 domain-containing protein — translation MESHRIFSMSFASVYPLYIAKAEKKGRTKAEVDAIICWLFGYSQQELASQVAKGTDFETFIKESPHPNPSRANIKGVICGIRVEEIEDPLMKEIRYLDKLIDELAKGKAMDKILRP, via the coding sequence ATGGAATCACATCGAATATTCTCAATGAGCTTTGCAAGTGTCTACCCGCTGTATATTGCGAAGGCAGAAAAGAAGGGACGAACGAAAGCCGAAGTGGATGCAATCATTTGCTGGCTCTTTGGTTACAGCCAACAAGAATTGGCATCTCAGGTGGCAAAGGGAACAGACTTTGAGACTTTCATCAAGGAAAGCCCCCACCCAAATCCTTCCAGGGCAAATATCAAAGGGGTAATCTGCGGTATTCGGGTGGAGGAAATCGAAGATCCACTCATGAAAGAAATCCGGTACCTGGACAAACTCATTGATGAATTGGCCAAGGGGAAAGCCATGGACAAAATCCTTCGCCCTTAG
- a CDS encoding response regulator transcription factor has translation MRANVLIIEDEIEIAELVQLYLKKEGIDSFLVNSAEKGLIFLEENAVDLIILDINLPGKDGFEFLQQFRKGSTIPVVVVSARESDEDVIMALGVGADDFVTKPFSPKVLSAKVRAFLRRSMVFSEDERKMYRFGPFSLDYHGYNLKKGEDLIPLSAREFEILRLLVEHNGVAFSLKEIYDQIWDQEFGDTTAVSVYVQRIRKKIENDFKNPRYIKTIHGKGYLFSRELVQ, from the coding sequence ATGAGAGCAAACGTATTGATTATCGAGGATGAAATAGAAATCGCTGAGTTGGTGCAACTCTATCTGAAAAAGGAAGGCATTGATTCCTTCTTGGTCAATTCGGCTGAGAAGGGGCTAATTTTCCTTGAGGAAAATGCTGTGGATTTGATCATTCTCGATATCAATCTGCCAGGCAAGGATGGGTTTGAGTTCCTCCAGCAGTTCAGGAAGGGTTCTACCATTCCCGTGGTCGTGGTTTCTGCCAGGGAATCTGATGAAGATGTCATCATGGCCCTAGGGGTAGGAGCCGATGATTTTGTCACAAAACCGTTCAGTCCTAAGGTTCTCTCTGCAAAGGTCCGTGCCTTCTTGCGCAGGAGCATGGTCTTTTCAGAAGATGAACGAAAAATGTACCGTTTTGGGCCGTTCAGCTTGGATTACCATGGGTACAATCTCAAAAAAGGGGAGGACCTCATTCCTCTCTCGGCCAGGGAATTCGAAATCCTTCGGTTGCTGGTCGAGCATAACGGGGTAGCTTTCTCCCTGAAGGAGATCTATGACCAGATCTGGGATCAGGAGTTTGGGGACACCACGGCAGTTTCCGTATATGTTCAGCGCATACGGAAAAAGATTGAGAATGATTTCAAAAACCCCCGATATATAAAGACGATCCACGGCAAGGGGTACTTGTTTTCTCGGGAGTTGGTACAGTGA
- a CDS encoding PhoU domain-containing protein: MTGTALSKELPLFLAMFHTFFNVINTIVFFPFVRQFAKLIEKLVPAKAEYDEGTYHFTYIGGTFIDSPELYLLTIRDEIRKMANLACNMLSRYRNMFNNKEVNMEAEVLAMKKDEEYADQMQEQLSNFCVHLLQDSQTPTNASTLNCLIRVMDELESVTDSCYNLAMLSQRRYQQGWTFELSIASDLNQYELLVQEFLDYIRDRMDRTLTKAEMQKANEFEEQINTWRNHLSDMVQERLTSGNADVRIELLILEKIRHLEHIGDYCTNIAETYHQAVKHTPVLQKRSGNTTSHLV, encoded by the coding sequence ATGACAGGGACTGCACTCTCCAAAGAATTACCGCTCTTTCTGGCCATGTTCCATACCTTTTTCAATGTTATCAACACAATTGTGTTTTTCCCCTTTGTCCGACAGTTTGCAAAACTTATTGAAAAACTCGTTCCGGCAAAAGCCGAATACGATGAAGGGACCTACCACTTTACCTACATCGGTGGTACGTTCATCGATAGCCCTGAGTTGTATCTGCTAACTATCAGGGATGAGATTCGCAAGATGGCAAACCTTGCCTGCAATATGCTCAGCCGTTACCGCAATATGTTCAACAACAAGGAAGTGAACATGGAAGCCGAGGTACTGGCAATGAAAAAAGATGAGGAATATGCAGACCAGATGCAGGAACAGCTTTCCAATTTCTGCGTCCACCTTTTGCAAGATTCCCAGACTCCTACGAATGCCTCGACGCTCAACTGTTTGATCCGTGTTATGGATGAACTGGAATCGGTAACCGACAGCTGTTACAACCTGGCTATGCTCAGCCAACGACGATACCAGCAAGGTTGGACATTCGAACTTTCCATCGCCAGTGACCTGAACCAATATGAACTGCTCGTCCAGGAATTCCTCGATTATATCCGCGACCGCATGGACAGGACCCTTACAAAGGCCGAAATGCAGAAGGCCAACGAGTTCGAGGAACAGATCAATACCTGGAGGAACCACCTCAGCGACATGGTTCAGGAACGCCTTACCAGCGGGAATGCCGATGTACGCATTGAGTTGCTGATCCTTGAGAAGATCAGGCACCTTGAGCATATCGGTGACTACTGTACCAATATCGCAGAGACGTATCACCAAGCAGTGAAACACACTCCTGTCTTGCAGAAACGTTCAGGAAATACCACAAGTCACCTTGTCTAG
- a CDS encoding ABC transporter permease — protein MLGVLIKIAFRNLKEHKAKTLIIGVLITLGIAILVVGNSFTDTIKKGIEKNYIQNYTGNLFIASSAIKDPSLIISNELFESTPKILPDFPAIQKHVESLSEVTGTTGQINGVALGKWNDVGESFMILFGLDSTSYQNLFPTGVKLTDGEFLKEGESGIVLSKMVADMFKQSSGNDIQVGDSIVLTSMNTVSGAKIREVTVKGIHDYGDASFDLSYVCFIDQDTLRILNGMVLNTANSLNLTGEEASSLGALDEESLFGSSPLGGDDAFFVSDSAETESSFLESSVDDWTNILGDTSQRAFLNETDPNAWNYLLVKVTDQNKAEKVVKELNTYFTDNNIEAKAWNWLDGAGMSAQLADTLSIVFNVLLFVIAIVAVIVIMNTLVISVSERYGEIGTMRAIGAKKSFVRQMISLETLMITLVFGVIGVILGIIILLVLRGVGIQAPNQFMQILLGGDVFRPVVSFQAIVLSLITVSVVGLIASLYPVSVALKVSPLEAMNKG, from the coding sequence ATGCTTGGAGTATTGATAAAAATTGCCTTCAGGAACCTGAAGGAACATAAGGCAAAGACCTTGATCATCGGTGTTCTCATTACGTTGGGAATAGCGATTTTGGTTGTGGGAAACAGCTTTACCGATACTATCAAGAAGGGTATCGAGAAAAACTATATCCAGAACTATACAGGCAATCTGTTCATCGCCTCTTCGGCGATTAAAGATCCCTCCCTGATCATTTCAAACGAATTGTTTGAATCGACTCCGAAAATCCTTCCTGACTTTCCGGCAATCCAGAAACATGTCGAGAGCCTAAGCGAGGTTACCGGGACTACAGGCCAGATTAATGGTGTTGCATTGGGTAAATGGAATGATGTCGGTGAATCTTTCATGATTCTTTTCGGCCTTGACAGTACCTCCTACCAGAACTTGTTTCCAACCGGAGTAAAACTTACGGATGGGGAATTCCTCAAAGAAGGGGAAAGCGGAATCGTATTGTCAAAAATGGTAGCCGATATGTTTAAGCAAAGTTCTGGCAATGATATCCAGGTGGGCGATTCGATAGTCCTTACTTCAATGAATACTGTTTCTGGTGCAAAAATCAGGGAAGTGACAGTCAAGGGAATACATGACTATGGCGATGCTTCCTTTGACCTGTCCTATGTCTGTTTCATTGACCAGGATACATTGCGCATTCTCAACGGCATGGTGCTTAATACTGCCAATTCTCTCAACCTCACCGGGGAAGAAGCCTCTTCTCTCGGTGCCTTGGACGAGGAAAGCCTGTTTGGTTCCTCCCCGCTTGGAGGGGACGATGCATTTTTCGTGTCCGATAGTGCCGAGACAGAAAGTAGTTTCCTCGAATCCTCTGTCGATGATTGGACAAACATACTGGGTGATACCTCGCAGCGTGCCTTCCTCAATGAAACCGACCCCAATGCCTGGAATTATCTTTTGGTCAAAGTTACCGACCAGAACAAGGCAGAAAAGGTCGTGAAAGAGTTGAACACCTATTTTACGGACAATAACATCGAAGCAAAGGCGTGGAATTGGCTTGATGGTGCTGGTATGAGTGCCCAACTTGCAGACACCTTGAGCATTGTGTTCAATGTCCTGCTTTTTGTCATTGCCATCGTTGCCGTGATTGTTATCATGAATACCTTGGTCATCTCGGTTTCTGAACGGTATGGGGAAATCGGAACCATGCGTGCCATAGGGGCAAAGAAAAGCTTTGTGCGGCAGATGATATCTTTGGAAACTCTGATGATTACCCTTGTGTTCGGTGTTATCGGAGTCATCCTCGGAATTATCATCCTGTTGGTGTTGCGAGGGGTTGGCATCCAGGCACCGAATCAATTCATGCAAATCCTTCTCGGAGGCGATGTGTTCCGCCCTGTCGTTTCCTTCCAGGCAATAGTGCTTTCACTTATTACCGTTTCGGTTGTCGGATTGATAGCAAGTCTCTACCCAGTATCAGTGGCCTTGAAGGTCAGTCCGCTCGAAGCTATGAATAAAGGTTGA
- a CDS encoding outer membrane lipoprotein-sorting protein, with product MKIKKRYLTLLVIGVLLVSSTLGAATLAEGQAMLADIDNLSNLGGKDFSALMTMISEDPETGIEKTKVLQFRSDDDDKFLLLIKEPVVKKGQGYLMIDDNLWFYDPESRKFSHTSMKDQFNQSDANNSDFNSSSLANDYKVVSIEDGKLGNFSVYILVIEALNNEVTYPKRKLWVTRENTLVLKSEDYSASGRLMRTSYYPFYTKSEGNYIPTKMIFVDELIAGKKTTISISDISFKDIADSVFTKSYVERVNN from the coding sequence ATGAAAATCAAGAAACGATATTTGACACTGTTGGTGATAGGTGTTTTGCTGGTTTCCTCTACCCTTGGGGCCGCAACCTTGGCAGAGGGACAGGCTATGCTTGCAGATATAGACAACCTTTCGAATCTGGGAGGGAAGGATTTTTCTGCTCTCATGACGATGATCAGTGAGGATCCTGAAACAGGTATCGAGAAAACCAAGGTATTGCAATTCCGCAGCGACGACGATGACAAATTCCTGCTTCTCATAAAGGAGCCGGTTGTCAAGAAAGGGCAGGGGTATCTGATGATTGATGACAACCTCTGGTTTTACGACCCTGAGAGCCGCAAGTTCTCCCATACTTCCATGAAAGACCAGTTCAACCAGTCCGATGCCAATAATTCGGACTTCAATAGCTCTTCCCTTGCCAATGATTACAAGGTTGTATCCATCGAAGACGGGAAGCTTGGCAACTTTTCCGTATATATCCTGGTAATCGAAGCCCTCAACAACGAAGTGACCTACCCCAAGCGCAAGCTATGGGTAACGCGGGAAAATACCCTGGTTTTGAAAAGCGAGGACTATAGTGCCAGCGGTAGGCTTATGAGGACGAGTTACTATCCTTTCTACACCAAGTCAGAAGGTAACTACATTCCTACGAAGATGATATTTGTCGATGAACTGATTGCAGGGAAAAAGACTACGATCTCGATCAGTGATATCTCCTTTAAAGATATCGCTGATTCAGTGTTCACCAAGTCGTATGTCGAACGTGTAAACAACTAG
- the argH gene encoding argininosuccinate lyase has translation MAKLWQKDYSLDSLMEEFTVSNDYILDQELVISDCLASIAHARGLADIGILSEEELDSLEQGLSEIITLRQKGEFSITPQDEDCHTAIEGYLTNKIGEAGKKIHTGRSRNDQVQTALRIWMREFSIRLCRETGLFAQALLDFAKKYEFVPMPGRTHMQIAMPSSVGLWAAAFAEEFYDEGQRLMQLSWTLDQSPLGSAASYGVPLPLDRTYTANQMGFTRVQNNVLYANNSRGKFEAMVLDCCDYIALTASKLAQDLILFTLPEFGYFSLPPQLCTGSSIMPQKKNPDGLELARSRSSVVSSCASRVKSIIRSLPSGYNRDFQDTKEPLMQGTKATWQLVQIMKRMLEGLEVHEDRLTSACVPELYATDVVLQKVLKGGNFRDTYKDIGLHLKDVQAMDPVQTIQNRTSLGTTGNLGLEEDDLFVRLMIEGCDEVLESYTAAYENLCDLEGVQAVLY, from the coding sequence ATGGCCAAACTATGGCAGAAAGACTATTCACTCGATTCCTTGATGGAAGAATTTACCGTAAGTAACGACTATATTCTCGACCAGGAACTGGTAATTTCCGATTGCCTTGCTTCCATTGCCCATGCAAGGGGCCTTGCTGATATCGGCATCCTCAGTGAAGAAGAGCTCGATTCGCTGGAGCAAGGACTGAGTGAAATCATCACACTTAGGCAGAAAGGGGAGTTTTCCATTACCCCCCAGGACGAGGATTGCCATACGGCTATCGAAGGGTATTTGACCAACAAGATCGGTGAAGCCGGGAAGAAAATCCATACCGGGCGTAGTCGAAACGACCAGGTCCAGACAGCATTGCGAATCTGGATGAGGGAGTTTTCGATCAGGCTCTGTCGTGAAACCGGTCTGTTTGCCCAGGCCTTGCTCGACTTTGCCAAGAAATATGAATTCGTACCAATGCCCGGACGGACCCATATGCAGATTGCCATGCCTTCTTCGGTCGGTCTTTGGGCTGCTGCGTTTGCCGAGGAATTCTATGACGAAGGGCAACGGCTCATGCAGCTTTCCTGGACCCTTGACCAGAGTCCTTTGGGTTCTGCAGCCTCTTATGGTGTCCCGCTTCCCTTGGACAGAACCTATACCGCAAACCAAATGGGTTTTACCAGGGTCCAGAACAATGTCCTCTATGCAAATAACAGCAGGGGTAAGTTCGAGGCTATGGTGCTCGACTGTTGCGATTATATTGCCTTGACTGCAAGCAAGCTTGCCCAGGATCTTATTCTGTTTACCCTGCCTGAGTTTGGGTATTTTTCCCTTCCCCCGCAATTATGTACTGGGTCGTCGATCATGCCCCAGAAAAAGAATCCCGATGGCCTGGAGTTGGCCAGAAGCCGGTCTTCGGTTGTCTCTTCCTGTGCATCACGGGTGAAATCGATTATCAGGAGTCTTCCTTCAGGATATAACCGGGATTTCCAGGATACCAAGGAACCCCTGATGCAAGGTACCAAGGCTACCTGGCAATTGGTCCAGATTATGAAACGGATGCTTGAAGGCCTTGAGGTGCATGAAGATAGGCTTACCTCTGCCTGTGTTCCCGAATTGTATGCCACAGACGTCGTGTTGCAGAAGGTTTTGAAGGGGGGGAACTTCAGGGATACCTATAAGGATATCGGTCTTCATCTCAAGGATGTACAGGCAATGGACCCCGTACAGACGATCCAGAATAGAACCAGCCTTGGTACGACCGGCAACCTGGGGTTGGAAGAAGATGACTTGTTTGTAAGGCTTATGATTGAAGGATGTGATGAGGTTTTAGAATCATACACCGCTGCCTATGAAAACCTCTGTGACCTTGAGGGAGTCCAAGCCGTTCTGTATTAG
- a CDS encoding ABC transporter ATP-binding protein: MDKNLEAIVSLEDVYKVYPLGKTEVHAVKGVSFEILKGDFISIAGPSGSGKSTILNMIGCIDTPTEGTVRINGKATSGLKDKEITLLRHQTLGFIFQSFNLIPVLNIYENIEFPLLLDNSSKVTKAERKEWIDYLIETVGLENWRKHRPNELSGGQRQRVAIARALVTKPLIVLADEPTANLDSTTGESIIALMKKMNKDVGTTFIFSTHDQTIVDIADHVIVLKDGTIVRNERKKNGSN; encoded by the coding sequence ATGGATAAAAATCTAGAAGCCATAGTATCTTTGGAAGATGTTTATAAAGTATATCCGTTGGGAAAAACTGAAGTACATGCCGTAAAAGGGGTTTCCTTCGAAATACTGAAGGGTGATTTTATCTCAATAGCCGGTCCGTCGGGATCAGGGAAATCTACGATTCTCAACATGATCGGTTGTATCGACACCCCGACTGAAGGAACGGTAAGGATTAACGGAAAGGCTACCAGTGGACTGAAGGACAAAGAGATTACCCTTCTTCGTCACCAGACCCTTGGATTCATCTTCCAGAGTTTCAATCTGATACCGGTTTTGAATATCTATGAAAATATTGAGTTTCCTCTCCTGCTGGATAATTCTTCAAAAGTAACTAAGGCAGAACGAAAGGAATGGATTGACTATCTCATCGAAACGGTAGGACTTGAGAACTGGAGAAAGCATAGACCCAATGAACTCTCCGGTGGGCAGCGACAGCGGGTCGCAATTGCACGTGCCTTGGTTACCAAGCCGCTGATTGTCCTGGCAGATGAGCCAACGGCAAATCTGGATTCTACAACAGGGGAGTCGATCATCGCTTTGATGAAGAAGATGAACAAGGATGTAGGGACTACGTTCATCTTTTCGACCCACGATCAGACCATTGTCGATATTGCAGACCACGTGATTGTATTGAAGGATGGCACAATCGTCCGCAACGAGCGGAAAAAGAATGGGAGCAACTGA
- the trxA gene encoding thioredoxin gives MSEISITEENFEDEVLKSDLPVLVDFWAEWCGPCKMIAPAVAQLAEKYKGKLKVAKVNVDEAGSVASMFNVSSIPTLMIFKKGEVVAQRMGAASLSVLDGFVSQNL, from the coding sequence ATGAGTGAGATTTCGATAACTGAAGAGAATTTTGAAGATGAAGTCCTAAAATCCGATTTGCCGGTTCTCGTAGATTTTTGGGCAGAATGGTGTGGGCCCTGCAAAATGATTGCACCTGCTGTGGCACAGCTTGCCGAGAAATATAAGGGAAAGCTAAAAGTAGCCAAAGTGAATGTCGATGAGGCAGGATCGGTTGCCAGCATGTTCAATGTTTCAAGCATTCCTACCCTTATGATTTTCAAGAAGGGTGAAGTAGTGGCACAGAGAATGGGTGCAGCTTCGCTTTCTGTGTTGGACGGGTTCGTAAGCCAGAACCTCTAA
- a CDS encoding Na/Pi cotransporter family protein, which translates to MKAIMSIFQIIGSLGLFLYGIKLLSEGLQKSAGDKMKAILRLMTKNRLISVMTGILITMLIQSSSATTVMVVSFVNAGLMDLIQAIGVILGANIGTTFTGWLVAILGFKLDISALALVAIAFAAPMMFSKKNKTREIADILLGFGLLFLGLNSMQHAMPDITGNVGVLSFLEKFNGDSILMVLTCLLIGTVVTVVVQSSSAAMAMTLTMAFNGWLGVSASAALILGSNIGTTITAYLASIGTSTTAKRAAWAHIMFNVTGSLLAVVFWQ; encoded by the coding sequence ATGAAAGCAATAATGAGTATTTTCCAGATTATAGGTAGCTTAGGCTTATTCCTCTATGGCATAAAACTACTAAGTGAAGGACTCCAGAAATCCGCTGGGGACAAGATGAAAGCCATCCTAAGGCTTATGACAAAAAACCGGTTGATTTCCGTAATGACCGGTATCCTCATCACAATGCTCATACAAAGCTCCTCGGCTACCACAGTCATGGTAGTCAGCTTTGTGAATGCAGGGCTGATGGATCTCATCCAGGCAATCGGGGTTATCCTCGGGGCCAATATAGGAACCACCTTCACAGGCTGGCTCGTCGCAATTCTCGGTTTTAAACTCGATATTTCAGCGCTTGCCTTGGTGGCAATTGCCTTTGCTGCACCGATGATGTTCTCCAAGAAAAACAAAACCAGGGAAATCGCAGATATTTTATTGGGGTTCGGACTTCTTTTCCTTGGATTGAATTCAATGCAACACGCAATGCCCGACATTACCGGCAATGTCGGGGTTCTTTCCTTCCTTGAAAAATTCAATGGCGACTCCATTCTCATGGTCTTGACGTGTCTCTTGATAGGGACAGTCGTTACGGTTGTCGTTCAGTCTTCTTCAGCCGCTATGGCCATGACCCTTACCATGGCCTTCAATGGATGGCTTGGGGTATCTGCCTCCGCGGCCTTGATCTTAGGATCGAACATTGGTACCACCATTACCGCATATCTTGCCTCGATCGGAACAAGTACGACGGCTAAGCGGGCAGCCTGGGCCCATATCATGTTCAATGTCACCGGTAGTCTTTTGGCAGTAGTCTTTTGGCAGTAG
- a CDS encoding DUF302 domain-containing protein, with protein MSYYISATLAQPFEQSIGTVIEELKKEGFGVLTDIDVKATMKKKLNVDFRNYRILGACNPPFALKALEAEDKIGTLLPCSVIVQELNPEMVEVAVVNPVSSMHEVENEALHFIAKEIQEKLQRVITALAQKKKA; from the coding sequence ATGAGCTATTACATCTCGGCAACCCTTGCGCAACCCTTTGAACAGAGTATTGGAACAGTGATTGAAGAACTCAAGAAAGAAGGTTTCGGAGTGCTCACCGATATCGATGTCAAAGCTACCATGAAAAAAAAGCTTAACGTTGACTTTCGGAACTACCGCATTCTCGGGGCATGCAATCCACCTTTTGCCCTCAAGGCACTTGAAGCGGAAGATAAAATCGGTACGTTGTTACCGTGCAGTGTAATCGTTCAGGAACTAAACCCTGAAATGGTAGAGGTGGCTGTAGTTAATCCTGTCAGCTCCATGCATGAGGTAGAGAACGAGGCACTACACTTCATCGCTAAAGAAATCCAAGAAAAGTTGCAACGTGTGATTACAGCCCTTGCACAAAAAAAGAAAGCTTAG